The DNA sequence CCTCCTCGACGGCGGCACGGGTAGCGTTGAGAGCATCGTCATAcctgtccttcttctctccgaCCTCAACCTCGCTAGAGCCACCAACCTTGATGACGGCGACACCGCCACCGAGCTTGGCCAATCGCTCCTGGAGCTTAGTCCTGTCGTAGTCGGAAGTGCTAGAGTCGTTGATCAAAGCTCGGATCTGCTCGCATCGAGACTGAATGAGGCTCTTGTCACCCTCGCcgttgaggatgatggtgtCCTCCTTAGTAATGGTAACGGAGCCAGTGGTACCAAACATGTCGGGGGTAGCCTTCTCAAGCTTGACATCCAGCTCGTCAGTGAAGACAGTACCGCCGGTGAGGATGGCAATGTCACCGAGGATAGACTTTCGGTTGTCACCAAAACCGGGGGCCTTGACGGCGGCGACGGAGAGCTGACCTCGgagcttgttgaggatgacggcGGCGAGAGCCTCACCGTCAATGTCTTCGGCGATGATCAACAAAGGTCGACGGGTCTGGGCGGCAATctcgagagaaggaaggatgtcCTGAAGAGCAgagatcttcttctcggagaggaggatgaagggcTTCTCGAGCTCGACACGCTGGTTCTTGGTGTCGGTGATGAGGTAAGGGGAGATGAAGCCTCGGTCGAATCGCATACCCTCGGTAATCTCAATCTCGTCGTCAATGGTTCGGCCCTCCTTAACAGTGATGACACCCTCCTTGCCGACCTGCTCCATGGCTTGGGCAATGATGGCACCGACGTGGGTATCGCCGTTGGCGGAGATGGTGGCGACCTAGAATTGATTTTGAATCGTCAGCTCAACCCGGCCTCTTCCCGCGATTGTTATCTCGACATACCTGGGCAATCTCCTCAGAGGTGGTGATAACCTTTTTGTTGGCAGCAAGAACCTCGAGGACCTTGTCGACAGCCTTCTGGGCACCTCGACGGAGGTCCATGGGGTTGCAGCCGGCAGCGACGTTCTTCACACCCTCAGAGTAGATGGCTCGGGCGAGGACagtggcggtggtggtacCGTCACCGGCAGTGTCGTTGGTCTTGGAAGCAACATCCTGGACGAGACTGTAGATAATGTCAACAGGGAGTTTTGGAGGAGATACCACGAAGGACTCACCGAGCACCGAGGTTCTCAACGGGGTCCTTGAGAGTGATAGCCTTGGCGACAGAGACACCGTCCTTGGTGATCTTGGGCCCACCGAAGCTCTGGCCTGTGGTCCATATCAGCGACTGCATGTCTTCCAGGCAAGAAGTACGCACCGATGATGACGGTCCTGCCCTTGGGGCCGAGGGTGGCAGCGACGGCCTTTGCGAGGACGTCAACACCCTTGAGCATGCCCTGCCTGGCGTCGTTGCCGAAGACGACGTCCTTGGAGGCGAAGCCCCTCTTCTGGACAGCAGCGTTCTGGATGAGCCTTGcggggcgggggagagCAGCGCGGGAGCGGAGGGGGTTCATTTTTTCTTGTTTCGGATGGATGAGCAAGTGGGAAATGGATTGGCGAGAGGAAATTCCCTAAAAAGTACTCGCCGATGCTTAACTATTTCGTAAATACCGCAGgaataattaattaataTTTCCAGCACCTTCTCGACTTTGCGGGGTTTTTTCTGGAACATGTATTTATTTCGCTCGCTCTCCGAACATTTCTCTGCGAAACAAAAACACCCAGAATGGTGAGCACGGCAGCATCTCACACACGCAGCCCGCTGACACCACACAGGCTGCCACCTTCAAGAACATCAAGGCTCTCCAGCCTCTCCTCGACCGGGTCCTCGTCCAGCGATTCAAGCCCGAGACCGTACGTCTTTCTCCACGCTCACCGCTACCTGGGCTGCGTCGGCCTGGTCAGTCCTCAGGAGCAGAGACGCTTACGCTTCTACTAGAAAACCGCCTCTGGtatcttcctcccttcctctaccacccaatctcctctccctgaAGCCACCGTCATCGCTGTGGGCCCCGGTGCTCGCAACAAGGACGGCGACGTCACTCCCGTCTCTGTCAAGCCCGGAGACAGGGTTCTTTTGCCTGGATGGGGTGGTAGCCCTATCAAGGTCGGCGAAGAGGTGAGTTATGGCTTTAGTCGGCGCGACAACATGCAGTCATGTAGTGGCGTATGCCGAAGGGATGCATTGTTGACCGTATATATGTAGGagttccatctcttcaaggACGCCGAGATCCTCGCCAAGATCAACGAGTAAACAAGCACTGGCTCTCTAGTGTGTAGTACATGCAAGCATGTAGACCGTCTTGGGTTTTTGGATAATCTCGAAAGGGCGTGCCGGGCAGACGATGGGATGCGAGATGAAAATAACAGTGTCAGCAGTCAACATAATGCATAGTTCATACCCCGCTCAACCGTCTCGTATTGTGTATGGTCATGCTACGTCGCTGAAAGTGTCGGGTGCTGTTAGTGTGAGCCCATGGTGATAGACACGCGGATTGTCCCTTGTGCAATGGAAGGTTGTTGCTTGCGGATGGCAAGATGTAAAGGCGGGCAGGAGGATCGAGATGTCGCTCCTTTGATGTATATCCCCTTGTCCTGTCTTGGTGTGCAGAGAGTATACTTCTGGCATATACGTAAATATATACAAACAATCTGTGACTCCTCTGCGTACCCTGAGTACGGGAGGATAAACAACAGGTGACGCGAATCGGCTTCTGCGCAGAAGCAGTGTCTGTTGTtgttattattattattattgttgttgttgttgttgttaaTTGTTAAGGTTCTCCTCTCACCATCGCTATCTGCTCCCATAACAACTCCGCAGCACATGCTCATCCGACAATGCAGCCTCAACAACACTCCCATAACAACAACCCATCACCCGTCGCCCGGccacatcctcttcacGTCGTCTACTCGCCGACCATCCCACCTCCAAATCGAGGCACAAGAAATTCAGAGCTAGCTCAAGGTTCAAAAATCCCATTGACAGCGCCATTACCGTCGCGCACTGCCGCAGCGACGTCTCCAAATCGAAAACGACCGACTCCGCTTGTACTTGGAAAACCAAGAGAAGCTGGTCAGGAAGACTGGGAAATACAGCTGGAAAGACCTGTTGCGGCTTCCTCGGGTGCAAGTGACGGTATGTCCTGTAAAGATCTTTTCCCCATAGAAGCAATCTCACTCATAGCTCAGACCATTCCTTGGACAACGAGTTGCAAGATTTATCCAAGCTACGCAAAGCAGTGCGGCAAAACCTCTTGGCTCGACCGATCGACTCCCCACTAGAACCCTCCGATTCTGACAAGTCAGCCTTTAATACACCTGGACAACAATCATCCTTCAGCTCCTCCTCTAAACCAATGGAGAGTATACCTATTGAACTAGTCTTCGATCGGGTGGAGAGCGGAAGTGTATTGTTGGTCGACACCCGACCGCTGGCTTCCTTTCTCAATTCCCATCTACCAAACTCCATCCCACTCTCGGTCCCTACTCTCTTATCAAAACGCTTCCAAAAATCACAGTCTCAATCAAATCCTTCCGCTATATCATGGGCGACTCTCTCGCCTTTTGTTTCTTTACCAAGCGCTCGAGAACGATGGGACTCGGTAGATCAAAATAAAGTCGAGATTGCCGTGATTTGTCAAGGCGAAGAGGGCAGAGTCGTGGAGGACATCCTGAAGAGCTTGATCAATGACAGGACCAAAGTGGTAAAAGGTGGATGGGCTGCAGTACTAAATTACGAAAGAGCCAGAAGAACGCTCGTTTCCGGGCAGGCCACTACCCGCCCCTGTCTCGATGTGGGTGTGTCAGAAACCGACAGCAAACCTCGCCCTGAACCTACATCCATTTTGCTCCCTCCAAAATCAGCTCCGCCATGCGAAATACCTCTACCACCTATCCCtgcatccccatccccatcctcaccaAAATCTCTCAACCACCGTCCTTCATTACCATCACTTCGCCCACCTTTTGCAGGGCCTACTCGGAACCTTCCTTCACTCTCGATTAATGCCGGCCAAGCGAGTCAGAGACGGACTCCAAAATTGAGTCTGAATCTTGACAGACCGTTGAAGAGCGCTACGCTTGGTGGCTACCACGATATTCCTCCCACACCCCATGGGTTTTTATGTACGCGAACCAGGCCACAAAGGTCTCCCGGACTGTCATTAAACATACCCCATACTCCTTTTCAGCCGCAACAAGGGCAGGTCCAAGACCGGATAGTAGGAGACTCCAGATCCAACGGGTCCGCTTCGATACAGACCAGAGCGTACGAACAGTCGCATTTCCCACCTTCCGCTTCGACATTTGGCGATGCCAAACAGATTGAGAATGAGGGGGAGGACATGGCGCCTAACCAATACGACGGACGTACGCCTCGTGCGCCGATATCACATAGTCCCAGGAAAAGTCAAGAATACCAAGCGGCCCGATTCtattcttctccaccttccatgAACGGCGCCCTACCCTCTTCCCCGCCTACAATCCGCACAGCTGTT is a window from the Cryptococcus neoformans var. neoformans JEC21 chromosome 2 sequence genome containing:
- a CDS encoding heat shock protein, putative, yielding MNPLRSRAALPRPARLIQNAAVQKRGFASKDVVFGNDARQGMLKGVDVLAKAVAATLGPKGRTVIIGQSFGGPKITKDGVSVAKAITLKDPVENLGARLVQDVASKTNDTAGDGTTTATVLARAIYSEGVKNVAAGCNPMDLRRGAQKAVDKVLEVLAANKKVITTSEEIAQVATISANGDTHVGAIIAQAMEQVGKEGVITVKEGRTIDDEIEITEGMRFDRGFISPYLITDTKNQRVELEKPFILLSEKKISALQDILPSLEIAAQTRRPLLIIAEDIDGEALAAVILNKLRGQLSVAAVKAPGFGDNRKSILGDIAILTGGTVFTDELDVKLEKATPDMFGTTGSVTITKEDTIILNGEGDKSLIQSRCEQIRALINDSSTSDYDRTKLQERLAKLGGGVAVIKVGGSSEVEVGEKKDRYDDALNATRAAVEEGIVPGGGTALLKASTALEDIAVDNFDQKLGISMIRQAIRRPVRTIVENAGEEGSVVVGRLLSEEFAAPEKFNWGYDAQTSQYRDMIAAGILDPLKVVRTALVDASGVASLLTTSEACVVDAEEKTPPSGMGMGGMGGMGGMPGMM
- a CDS encoding MAP kinase phosphatase, putative, which translates into the protein MQPQQHSHNNNPSPVARPHPLHVVYSPTIPPPNRGTRNSELAQGSKIPLTAPLPSRTAAATSPNRKRPTPLVLGKPREAGQEDWEIQLERPVAASSGASDDHSLDNELQDLSKLRKAVRQNLLARPIDSPLEPSDSDKSAFNTPGQQSSFSSSSKPMESIPIELVFDRVESGSVLLVDTRPLASFLNSHLPNSIPLSVPTLLSKRFQKSQSQSNPSAISWATLSPFVSLPSARERWDSVDQNKVEIAVICQGEEGRVVEDILKSLINDRTKVVKGGWAAVLNYERARRTLVSGQATTRPCLDVGVSETDSKPRPEPTSILLPPKSAPPCEIPLPPIPASPSPSSPKSLNHRPSLPSLRPPFAGPTRNLPSLSINAGQASQRRTPKLSLNLDRPLKSATLGGYHDIPPTPHGFLCTRTRPQRSPGLSLNIPHTPFQPQQGQVQDRIVGDSRSNGSASIQTRAYEQSHFPPSASTFGDAKQIENEGEDMAPNQYDGRTPRAPISHSPRKSQEYQAARFYSSPPSMNGALPSSPPTIRTAVAPFNPSVILPSFLYLGPDIQSESDVQYLLRLGVKRILNVALECDDNQGLSLKERFKYRKVGMRDIVEENGVGKGMRDACEFLDDARLHSAPTYVHCQAGKSRSVTIILAYLIHANAWTLKTSYAYVAERRKGISPNIGFVAELMQWEETELGVKQSGGVHGDGNGRAKTAGCGGGGGSSRHKEDGDDDEGRAKTHLRDSLPPTWSSSVDTYTRPAKVYSPVGGDDGGEEEGGREGRIAVGDEREVRKNGVWVHHRRAPVDRTTLQPGRRVSKAGLESLQPFLITSADPSSPSAAPNNGDNIDNEHQLNNNNDSETRPSPRAISGMGMRGHAMTPAGDGPLRWI